A genomic window from Hippocampus zosterae strain Florida chromosome 13, ASM2543408v3, whole genome shotgun sequence includes:
- the pik3r5 gene encoding phosphoinositide 3-kinase regulatory subunit 5, with translation MQYTSCTEDRIQHALDRCLDGLRHSPTATHRWDVLMCSVSQSMNRWSLEELVKRDPDNFIILLQQILRKTKEVQENCQYELVAPLAIMFTSTLLQTPYCPPDMELLESAMEVFSAFITWPEPYYSVCRNLLSTLHLEIKAPGISFQRLVREEQDLNTSCHFSKTMTVLLMNPSELPADFMSVAEQLSCVQHSEKDTYITLIKHAFQSTLGTKYPLCGIHSTLQAKPADELREIFSTVSGVLETAAAMSEPLEGRGHVIQELEGLRERLSIPASNGNKSDGMLQTFPIPTAKCRMFHWEKDNFDVLNTLLEDEPQSLSTQEHPKEDEDEVDIEDDEGHDTLSIVSESYASSFNSGADSDFFEDSDDSISSPKPAKSSARLSQHLYRLLRKPKRTINRAKSLGHTESKDLSVVREIRSNSLPHHVQLRGPEPSSFQVPPNETVRQVCFRRRPILSSDEDEKSTTLRVVVFGADQVAGKVARAYSNLRQKESACPRLSQAFKIQFYFMPVKRDSAVGRACLSSPGSKGINGVLNGAEDSTNDIAHLLGMLDPWYERNTLSLLKFPTNIICQQTSKTESESYDSSYEQRLPILADLILYYCRYAARPALIQLYQAELTLASGERRREVFVHSLELGHTAGTRAIKAMGTASKRFGIDGDREAVPLQLDIMYNRVVISGRSQCKSESKMCTSVNLTKACKNPEELDSQLECLQLSLTEVLKRQNGKNKKSYNMHLSLTEVKVDKVVVSGAADTTFAVCLDQDEKKVLQSVIRCEASVCSKPNGSSDWRQRHAEMSAQIQPLHPTFCSLLCLPIVTFSGVLP, from the exons ATGCAGTACACCTCTTGCACGGAGGACAGGATCCAGCATGCTCTGGACCGATGTCTGGATGGGCTGAGACACAGTCCCACAGCCACGCACCGCTGGGATG TACTGATGTGCTCTGTGAGCCAGTCAATGAACCGCTGGAGCCTCGAGGAGCTGGTCAAGAGGGACCCCGACAACTTCATCATCCTCTTGCAGCAGATCCTGAGGAAGACCAAAGAG GTACAGGAGAATTGTCAGTATGAGCTGGTGGCGCCGCTTGCCATCATGTTCACCTCTACACTTCTCCAG ACACCCTACTGCCCTCCCGACATGGAGCTACTCGAGAGCGCCATGGAGGTGTTCAGTGCCTTCATCACGTGGCCCGAGCCGTACTACAGCGTCTGTCGAAACCTGCTCTCCACCCTCCATCTGGAGATCAAGGCTCCGG GGATTTCCTTTCAGAGACTAGTGAGGGAAGAGCAGGACCTGAACACCAGCTGTCACTTCTCCAAGACCAT GACGGTGCTGCTGATGAACCCGAGCGAGTTGCCCGCTGACTTCATGTCTGTGGCCGAGCAGCTCAGTTGTGTTCAGCACTCGGAGAAAGACACCTACATCACTCTCATCAAACATGCCTTCCAGTCAACGCTTGGCACCAAGTATCCACTCTGCGGCATCCATTCCACCTTGCAA GCAAAACCAGCAGATGAATTGAGGGAGATATTCTCCACGGTCAGTGGAGTGTTAGAGACGGCTGCAGCCATGAGTGAACCCCTGGAGGGACGTGGTCATGTGATCCAGGAACTGGAAGGACTGAGGGAGAGGCTGAGCATTCCTGCATCCAATGGAAACAAGTCTGATG GAATGCTACAGACATTCCCAATCCCAACAGCCAAGTGTCGCATGTTCCACTGGGAAAAAGACAACTTTG ATGTCCTTAACACCCTTCTGGAGGACGAGCCACAAAGCTTGTCAACTCAGGAGCATCCtaaggaggacgaggacgaggtgGACATAGAGGACGACGAGGGCCATGACACCTTGTCCATCGTGTCGGAGTCTTACGCGTCCTCGTTCAACTCTGGAGCAGACAGTGACTTTTTCGAAGACTCAGACGACTCCATCAGCTCACCAAAGCCTGCCAAATCTTCGGCTCGGCTCAGCCAGCACTTGTACCGCCTCCTTCGGAAGCCCAAGAGGACGATAAACCGCGCCAAAAGTTTGGGACACACAGAATCCAAAGACTTGTCGGTGGTGCGGGAGATCCGTTCTAACTCGCTGCCCCACCACGTGCAACTACGCGGTCCCGAGCCCTCCTCATTCCAGGTTCCACCGAATGAGACCGTTCGGCAGGTTTGCTTCAGAAGGCGGCCCATCCTGAGTAGCGACGAGGACGAGAAAAGCACCACGCTGAGAGTGGTGGTGTTTGGCGCCGACCAGGTCGCCGGCAAGGTCGCGAGGGCCTACAGCAACCTGAGGCAAAAAGAGAGCGCTTGTCCTCGTCTCAGCCAGGCCTTCAAAATTCAGTTCTACTTTATGCCTGTGAAGAGAGACTCGGCAGTGGGACGAGCTTGTCTCAGCTCCCCCGGTTCTAAAGGAATTAAT GGGGTCCTTAATGGAGCAGAAGACAGCACAAATGACATTGCACATCTCCTTGGAATGCTGGATCCCTGGTACGAAAGAAACACTCTCAGCCTGCTGAAGTTTCCCACCAATATCATCTGTCAG CAAACATCCAAGACCGAGTCAGAGTCGTACGACAGTTCATATGAACAGCGGCTCCCCATTCTAGCCGATCTTATTCTCTACTATTGTCGTTATGCTGCACGGCCTGCGCTGATCCAACTCTATCAAGCTGAG TTGACGTTAGCTAGTGGCGAGAGACGGAGGGAGGTGTTCGTCCATTCCCTCGAGTTGGGACACACTGCAGGCACTAGAGCCATCAAGGCTATGG GCACCGCAAGCAAACGGTTTGGCATCGACGGTGACAGAGAAGCTGTGCCCCTTCAGCTGGACATCATGTATAATAGG GTGGTGATTAGTGGAAGGAGCCAGTGCAAAAGCGAATCAAAAATGTGCACTTCTGTCAACTTGACCAAAGCCTGCAAGAATCCTGAAGAGCTAG ACTCACAGTTGGAGTGCCTACAGCTCAGCTTGACAGAGGTTTTAAAGAGACAGAATGGGAAAAACAAGAAGAGCTACAACATG CACCTGAGCTTGACCGAGGTGAAGGTGGACAAAGTAGTGGTCAGCGGTGCTGCAGACACAACCTTTGCAGTATGCCTGGACCAGGATGAGAAGAAAGTACTACAGAGTGTCATCAG GTGCGAGGCCTCCGTGTGTTCCAAACCCAACGGCTCCTCAGACTGGAGGCAGCGGCACGCTGAGATGTCGGCCCAAATTCAGCCGCTGCACCCGACTTTCTGCTCCCTCCTTTGTCTGCCCATTGTCACTTTCAGCGGAGTACTACCCTGA